From Plasmodium malariae genome assembly, chromosome: 4:
ttttactgatattaataacaataccagatttttaatttatcattttttataaaaatttaagaatttaGAAAggacaaattatatataaatacattatgaacatgttcgtataaaaaaaaaaaaaaaaaaaaagttaattcCAAAATTCTAAAAAGTAGCACAATGTTTTGTTAGGTTAATGAGCGATAATTAAATcacaaataattttacaataaGTAACTaagtaattaaaataaaaatatacttaatcTGTTATAAAactgataaatataaaaatttaaataacatatatatatatatatatatatatatatatatatagggaATACATTTGTTACACTAAATATGTCATAtaacttcttttttatttttttttattatttgttttattttttcatctttgCTACTTCTTGAGCAGATTCTTCGATTGTATTATAGTTACTATTCCATTCTGATATAacatgatttaaaaaaacattaaaatctGTTTTAGCCCAAAATATCCATATTTCTGCAATTTTTTCCTTGTCACGTATGGACAGATCTGGACTATTCAATTTAGAACTTATTAATTTATGGGTATTTTCTAAATACTTAGACCATTTCCTAGTCCACATATCCTGTTTCCATGCTTTgtccattttttttgttttctcctTATACGTATTTTCCATCTCTACAATAGTTGTTTTCCATGCTTTAGTTATTTTTCTACATAAAAATGCTAACTTATCCACACTttgagtattttttttttcctgtcctaatggttttttttttctacaattCTCATTCTTTTTATCAGATGATGCTGGTTCTAATTGTATAGAAAAAGTTTTTCTCcatatttcttctttttttccagCTATTATTCTCTTATATCTTATTCTGTATCTATCTTGACATGTAATTCCACTAATAacacttttaaaaatatatctgcATTggacataaaatattataaagcttatatattgtaaaaattttactaaaCTTTTTTATCCGAAttggaaattaaaaaaccggaaacaatcaaaataaaaattaacatgTTAATACATAAAGGTGTATCGCCAGTTTTTTGTGTGTAGTACATCTACATATCGGCACATATTTCTCAATATGCGCACTTATAAATGCGCATCTAGAACAACACACATATGGCAATggttataaatatgaatatgtatatatatatatatatatacatatgcatgtgtatatCTATGTATTATAAGTAACCCTCTTGAATGAATTTTACCTCGAATTGAAAGAATAGAGACATGTCAAAATTAAAACGGGTAAAAAGatactataaaaaagtatggccatttatttatttatttattttttttcggTCAAGAAATTGTAATACAGAAATATAATgagattatttaaaaaaaaatgtgtctTCTTATCAGTTATTTTCTTGTACATTTTGCAGTACTTTTTGAAATACTATAAAggatttatattcatttcaaatacaaaataaaaaaaaaaaataataataatataatgttattacaaaaatatgaaatttctatattttctcatttttttttttaataaataattgttgTGTACATTTTTGAAAGGAAAATGTTTCCTTTGTTATTTATGAATGAATAATTTAGAAAGCAACGGTTTTATCTAGTTaggaaatataaacaaatggTAAAAAGAACTTtcttattaaaagaattatactAAAGTTTTCACCGAACAATTAATACAAacacaaaacaaaaaacaaaaaaataataataattaaagtaaaaaaaaaaaaaattaaaattaaaacaaaaaaaaaattaaaattaaaacataaaaaaaaattaaaattaaaacataaaaaaaaattaaaattaaaacaaaaataaaaattaaaattaaaacaaaaaaaaaaaattaaaactaaaacaaaaaaaaactaaaattcctattaataatagtattttattttaaatctatataaaattagaGTAAGCTTTTATAAGGTTAAAATCTTTTCACAAAATAAATTCggttttcaaaaataaaaatgttaactaaattatattacttggtcttatacaaaaaacatttataataaaaattctgGGTTGTATTGTAGAATctttattccttttattttaagcaaagagttatataaatatatttaaatatatgttgcTTTATTGAAGCAAGGGCCTTTTTGTTGTTAAactaatgtatatatatatatatatataatttcttttgtttaactttgcatatataaaatcagTAACTTAATATTCACATGTTAAAGATCTTTGGTTCGTTATACTgtgtgatatatattttcaaataaagcatattaaaaaaccataaaaacatattaattttaattacaaTTTAACACTACTTCAACACCCCCCTTCTTATAATTTAAGATAACATATTCTTAAATAGTATAACAATTTTAAGTTCAAGccgatatatatattaaaggatttttctaatattttgttGTTCTCCCTAGTCGTTTTTTCTctgagtatatataaatatatacatatgatggtgttattataaattttgttaacATTAATTATGCAGCCTTGATATATTTcagaattttattatgttatttacagtatatttttaaaataaagaaaaataaatataaacttttGGTTAATGTTAACgagttaattttatttttagaacaatatttttgtca
This genomic window contains:
- the PmUG01_04030200 gene encoding Plasmodium exported protein, unknown function, whose translation is MCRYVDVLHTKNWRYTFIYIFKSVISGITCQDRYRIRYKRIIAGKKEEIWRKTFSIQLEPASSDKKNENCRKKKPLGQEKKNTQSVDKLAFLCRKITKAWKTTIVEMENTYKEKTKKMDKAWKQDMWTRKWSKYLENTHKLISSKLNSPDLSIRDKEKIAEIWIFWAKTDFNVFLNHVISEWNSNYNTIEESAQEVAKMKK